A region of the Micromonospora sediminicola genome:
CGGGAACGGGCCGCCGCCGGGGCGCCCGTGCTCTTCTCCAGCCACCAGCTCGACGTGGTGGAACGGCTCTGCGACGACCTGGTGATCATCGCGGGCGGCACCATCCGGGCCGCCGGCCCCCGGGAGGAGCTGCGCGCCGCGTACACCCTGCCCCGGTTCGAACTGGTGGTCGACGGCGACGCCGGCTGGCTGCGGGACCAGGCCGGCGTGGAGCTGGTCGACCTCGACGGCGCCCGCGCGGTGTTCGACCTGGAACCCACCGTCGACGACCAGTCCGTGCTGCGCGCGGCGCTGGCCCGCGGCCCGGTGCGCGCCTTCCACCCGGTCACCCCGTCCCTCGCCGAGATCTTCCGAGAGGTCAACCAGTGAACACCTACCAGGCCACCCGGCTGGTCGCCGCCCGCGAGATCAAGGTCAAGCTGCGCGACAAGACGTTCCTCTACGGCACCCTGGTCTTCCTGCTCATCGCGATCGCCTCCACGGTGCTGCCGGCGATGCTGCAGGGCGGACCGTCCACGGTGGCGGCGCCCGCCGCGGCCGCCGGCCCGCTGCGCGCGGCCGGCCTGGACGTCCTCGTGGTCGCCGACGACGCGGCCGCCGAGCGGGCGGTGCGCGACGGCGACGCGGACGCGGCGCTGGTCGCCGGCCCGACCGTGCTCGGCGACCAGCGGGCCCCGGACGACGTGGTCCAGGCACTCAGCGTGGCCCCGCAGGTGCGGCTGCTCGACCCCGACGCGGTGGACCCGGTCACCGCCTACCTGGTGCCGTTCGCCTTCGCGTTCGTCTTCTTCATCATGTCCCAGACCTTCGGCATCCAGGTCGCGCAGAGTGTCACCGAGGAGAAGCAGACCCGGATCGTGGAGATCCTGGTCGCCGCCGTGCCGGTCCGGGCGCTGCTGGCCGGCAAGATCGTCGCCGCCGGCGCGCTGGCGCTGGGACAGGTGGCGCTGATCGCGGTCGCCGCCGTGGCCGGGCTGCGGCTGACCGGGGGCGGGGACCTGCTCGCCCTGGTCGCCCCCGCGCTCGGCTGGTTCGTGCCCTTCTTCCTGCTCGGCTTCCTGCTGCTGGCGGCGATGTGGGCGGCCGCCGGCGCGCTGGTCAACCGGCAGGAGGACATCGCCGGCGCGTCCACCCCGGTGCAACTGGCGGTGATGGCGCCGTTCTTCGCGGTGGTGTTCCTCAACGACAACGCCACCGCGATGCGGATCCTGTCGTACCTGCCGCTGTCCGCGCCGACCGCGATGCCGGTGCGGCTGTTCACCGGCGACGCGGCGACCTGGGAGCCGTTCGTGGCGCTGGCGCTGCTGCTGGTCGCGGCGGCCGGCTTCCTCGCCGCCGGGGCGCGGATCTACCAGGGCTCGCTGCTGCGCACCAACGGGCGGACGTCGGTGCGTGCGGCCTGGCGGCAGCGCGAGACGGTCGGCTGACCGCGGCCGCCCCCGCCCGGCCCGGGACCTGCCGGCGGGGCGGCGGTGCCGGTCCGACCTGTGCGAGGATCGCCGACCATGAGTACGGACCCGACCCACCTGCGCGCCCTCGCCGACGAGTGCGTCGACCTGGTGTCCCGGCAGTTCGGCCACCGGCTGGACTGGTCGCCCGAGAGTCTGTCGACGCTCGACGGGGTGTGCGCCGACCTGATCGCCGACGGTCCGCTGGCCGAGGAGCGCCTGGACCTGTGGTGGCGGTTGATCGGGGCCTACACCGGCGAGGTGGTCGTCCGCGCCTACGCCGGCGAGTGGGTCGCGCACGAGAGGTCGCCGGGGGCACCGGCGGTCTCCGCGCTGGGCGTGACCGGCTTCCCGTTCGGGCTGGCCGCGCGGGTGCTGGACGGCGAGCCGTACAAGAGCCTCGCCTCGTTCGCGCGCGCCCTGCCGGCCATCGCCGAGCGCGCGACGAGCGACTGACGACGGGCCGCGACGAGCATCGCGACGTCCACCATGGACGACGGCCCGACGCCCGGGAGGTCCGGGTGTCGGGCCGTCGTGGCGGTCCGGGTCAGCCGACCGCGGCCATCACCTCGTCGGAGACGTCGAAGTTGGCGTAGACGTTCTGCACGTCGTCGCAGTCCTCCAGCACGTCGATCAGCTTGAAGATCTTGCGCGCGCCCTCCTCGTCCAGCGGCACGTTCACGCTGGGGATCAGGGAGGACTCGGCCGACTCGTACTCGATCCCGGCGTCCTGCAGGGCGGAGCGCACCGCGATCAGGTCGCCCGGCTCGGAGACCACCTCGTACGCCTCACCGAGGTCGTTGACCTCCTCGGCGCCGGCGTCGAGGACGGCCATCATCACGTCGTCCTCGCTGGTGTCGGCCTTGGGCACGATCACCACGCCCTTGCGGGAGAACATGTACGACACCGAGCCGGCGTCGGCGAGCGAGCCGCCGTTGCGGGTCAGCGCGGTGCGCACCTCGGTGGCGGCGCGGTTGCGGTTGTCGGTGAGGCACTCGATCAGCATCGCCACGCCGCTCGGGCCGTAGCCCTCGTACATGATCGTCTGCCAGTCGGCGCCGCCCGCCTCCAGCCCGGAGCCGCGCTTGACCGCGCGGTCGATGTTGTCGTTCGGGACCGAGTTCTTCTTCGCCTTCTGGATGGCGTCGTAGAGGGTCGGGTTGCCGGCCGGGTCGCCGCCGCCGGCGCGGGCCGCCACCTCGACGTTCTTGATCAGCTTGGCGAACATCTTGCCGCGCTTGGCGTCGATCACGGCCTTCTTGTGCTTGGTGGTCGCCCACTTTGAGTGGCCGGACATCTGAGTACCTCCGTTAGTGATCCACGCCCGCGTCCGCAGCCCGCGCCGGAGCCGAACCCGGCAATCCTACCGAGGCCACGGCCGGCCGGCACCCACGGGCGCACCGCCACGACGGCCGGCGCCGCGCTCGGCGTGGTCGGCGGCCGTCAGGCGGCGGCCCGGACCACGTCGACGAAGTGACGGTGCAGGCGGAGGTCGCCGGTCAGCTCCGGGTGGAACGACGTGGCCAGCAGGTTCCCCTGACGGACCGCGACGATCCGGTCGGCCGCCGGGCCGTCGGTGACCCGGCCGAGCACCTCCACGCCCGGGCCGACCCGCTCGACCCAGGGCGCGCGGATGAAGACCGCGTGGAACGGCTCGCCGTCGACCCCGGCGAGCGTCACCGGCGCCTCGAACGAGTCGACCTGGCGGCCGAACGCGTTGCGCCGGACGGTCATCTCGATGCCGGCGAAGCCGCGCTGGTCGGGGCGGCCGTCCAGCACCTCGGTGGCCAGCATGATCATGCCGGCGCAGGAGCCGTAGACCGGCATGCCGGCGGCGATCCGCTTGTCGATCGGCTCGCGCATCTCGAAGATGTCCACCAGCTTGCTGATCGTGGTCGACTCACCGCCGGGCACCACCAGGCCGTCGACCGCGTCCAGCTCGCCCGGCCGGCGCACCGCCCGGGCGTCGGCGCCCGCGCCGGCCAGCGCCGCGACGTGCTCGCGTACGTCGCCCTGAAGCGCGAGCACGCCGATCACCGGTCCGGTCACACCGCTCCCTTCGAGGTGTTAAGAAGGGGCCCCGCCTCTACCGGAGGCGTTAAGAAGGGGCCCTTCCTTCGGTTCACCACCCGCGCTCGGCGAGGCGGTGCGGCTGGGGGATCTCGTCGACGTTGATGCCGACCATCGCCTCGCCCAGACCGCGCGACACCTTGGCCAGCACGTCCGGGTCGTCGTGGAACGTGGTCGCCTTGACGATCGCGGCGGCCCGCTGGGCCGGGTTGCCGGACTTGAAGATGCCCGAACCGACGAACACGCCCTCGGCGCCGAGCTGCATCATCATGGCCGCGTCCGCCGGGGTGGCGATGCCGCCGGCGGTGAACAGCACGACCGGCAGCTTGCCCCGCTCGGCGACCTCCTTGACCAGCTCGTACGGGGCCTGCAGCTCCTTCGCCGCGACGTACAGCTCGTCGGCCGGCAGCGTCTGGAGCCGGCGGATCTCCTGCCGGATCTTGCGCATGTGGGTGGTGGCGTTGGAGACGTCCCCGGTGCCCGCCTCGCCCTTCGAGCGGATCATGGCGGCGCCCTCGGTGATCCGGCGCAGCGCCTCGCCCAGGTTGGTCGCGCCGCACACGAACGGGACGGTGAACGCCCACTTGTCGATGTGGTTGGCGTAGTCGGCCGGGGTCAGCACCTCGGACTCGTCGACGTAGTCGACGCCGAGCGCCTGGAGGATCCGCGCCTCGACGAAGTGGCCGATCCGGGCCTTGGCCATCACCGGGATGGAGACGGCCGAGATGATGCCGTCGATCATGTCCGGGTCGCTCATCCGGGACACGCCGCCCTGGGCGCGGATGTCGGCCGGCACGCGCTCCAGGGCCATCACGGCCACGGCGCCGGCGTCCTCGGCGATCTTCGCCTGCTCGGGGGTGACCACGTCCATGATCACGCCGCCCTTGAGCATCTCGGCCATGCCGCGCTTGACGCGGGCGGTGCCGACGGTGGCGTCGGTGGTCGGTGCGGTGGATTCAGACACGGGTCATCGCTCCTCGACGGGCTGGGGAGGGGGCTGCGCTGGAATGCTACGACCGGCGCGACGCCGCTCCGACAGCCAATCGGCCCCCCGGTGGCCTGCCCTGTGGCCGCCGTCACGAGCCCCGGCCCGGTCAGCCGGTGGTGACGTCCGCGCGCGGGACCACCGTCGGGTCGTCGATGTCGAAGTAGCGGGGCCACTCCCGCCCCCGTCCCATCCGGAACAGCCGCACCACCGGACGGCTCCGGGCCGACCGGGCGTCCCGGACCAGGTCGGTGTGCACCTGCCGGGCCAGCGCCAGCCGCCGGCTCGCCGCGATCACCGCCGCGCAGGCCGCGTCGTCCGGGTCCAGCCGGACCGCGCGCAACTGCCGGGTGAGGTCGTTCTCGGCGGCCTCGCGCTCCTCCGGGGCGGCGTCCAGCGCGATCCGGGCGGCGGCGTACAGCTCCACGCCGTACCGCTGCTCGGCCAGCACCGCGGCGGCGGCCGCGCGGCGCAGCAGGTGCGCGTCGAGCGCGCGGGCCGCCGAGTCCGCCCGGACCTGCAGCCGCTGCACCCGGCCGGAGGTCCAGATCAGGTACGCCGAGACCAGCCCGAGCACCAGGGCCGCGCCCACCACCCACCACATGCCCGGCATCGTAGTGCTGCTCCTCATCCCGGCCGGCCGGCGCGGGCACCGGTCGACGCGCTCGTCACAGCGGCCCCACCGGCCACCGCGGTCAGCCCAGCCCCGCCCACTCCTGGTCCATGACCCGGCCGTCGGTGGCCTCGATCGCGGCTGCGTATACCTCCAGAACGCGGCGGGCAACCACGGGCCAGTCGAAATTCGCCACCACCTGGTCGCCGGCGGCGGTCAGCCCGGCCCGCTGGCCGTCGTCGTCGAGCAGTTCGGTCAGCGCCGCGCCCAGCGCCACCGCGTCGCCGGTCGGGAAGAGCCGGCCGGCCCGCCCGCCGTCGAGCACCCTGCGGAACGCGTCCAGGTCGCTGGCGACCACGGTGGTGCCGGCGGCGAGCGCCTCGGTGAGGATCATCCCGAAGGATTCCCCGCCGGTGTTCGGTGCGACGTAGAGGTGCACGCTGCGCAGCATGCGTGCCTTGTCCGCCTCGGAGACCAGGCCGAGGAACGTGACCCGGTCGCGCAGGTCGGCCGGGAACCGCCCGTACAGCTCGTCGGCGTCGCCCGGGCCGGCCACCAGCAGGCGCAGCCCGGGGCGGCGCGGCGCGAGCGCGACGAACGCGTCGCGCAGGATCGGGAAGCCCTTGCGCGGCTCGGTGAACCGGCCCAGGAACCCCAGCGTGCCGCCGGCGCCCGGGCCGCACTCCCCCGGCCAGTCGGGCAGCGGCGCCACCCCGGCGAACTTCGCCACCGCCACCCCGTTGGGGATCTCCACCGCGCCGCCGTCCATGTGCTCGACCTGCACCTTGCGGGCGAGCGCGCTGACCGCGATCCGGGCGGTGATCCGCTCCAGCACGATCCGCAGCACCCCCTGCGCGGCGGAGAGCACCCGGGAGCGGGTCATCGCGGTGTGGAAGGTGGCCACCACCGGGCCGCGGGCGCAGAGCACCGCCAGCATCGACAGGCTCGGGGTGAGCGGCTCGTGCACGTGCAGCACGTCGAAGTCGCCGCGGGTGATCCAACGGCGCACCCGGGCGGTGGAGACCGGGCCGAACGCGATCCGGGCCACCGAACCGTTGTACGGCAGCGGCACGGCCCGGCCCGCCGACACCACGTACGGCGGCAACGGCGCGTCCTCGTCGGCCGGGGCCAGCACACTCACCTCGTGGCCGAGCCCGAGCAGCGCCTCGGCCAGGTCCATGACGTGGTTCTGCACCCCGCCCGGGACGTCGAAGGAGTACGGGCACACGATGCCGATCCGCACTTGCGCCCCCTCTAGACCGTCCCGGTGGTGGCCGGCGGCTGCGCCGACGTGGGCGCGCCCTGCGGACCCTGGTCCAGCCACATCCGCTGCAGCATGTGCCAGTCTTCCGGATGCCGGGCGATGCCCGCCGCCAGACCGTCGGCAATCCGCTGGGTCACCACGCGCACCCGCTCGTCGAGCGGGGCGCTGTCCTCGGCCGGCAGCGGCAGCGGGCCCTCGATCGACGCGCACGCCGCGTCCGGTTCGTACCACATCGAGGCCACGTAGAGCGGGGCGCCGGTGCGGATGGCCAGCAGCGCCGGACCGGCCGGCATCCGGGTCCGGCCGCCGAAGAAGTCCACCTCCACGCCCCGGGCCGACAGGTCCCGGTCGGCGAGCAGGGGCACCACGTAACCGGCGCGCAGCCGGTCCACCAGCACGTCGAACGCGGGACGCGGGCCGCCGCGGTTGGGCAGGATCTCCATCCCCAGCCCCTCCCGGAACCCGACGAACCGCTCGTAGACGCCGTCCGGAAGCCGCTCGGCCACGGTGGTCATCGGCCAGCCGGTGGCCGCCACCCAGGCGCCGGCGGCATCCCAGTTGCCGGCGTGCGGCAGCGCCACCACCGCGCCGCGCCCGGCCGCCACGTCCGCGGCGAGCTTGTCGGCGCCGTCGAGGCGGAACCCGGCGAGGATCTCCGCCCGGTCCAGGCCCGGCAGCCGGAAGGCCTCCATCCAGTAGCGGGCGTACGAGCGCAGGCCGGCGCGGACCAGCGCGTCCAGTTCCGCCTCGGGCAGCTCCGGGCCGACCACCCGGCGCAGGTTGGCGCGCAGTCGACGCGTACCCCCGCCGTCCCTGCGGTGGGCGCGGTCGGCGCCCGCCCGGAAGGCCGCGGCCGCGACGGGCCGGGGCAGCGCCCGGATCAGGCGCCAGCCCGCGACGAAGCCCGCCTCGGTGAGGTTCACTCCGCGCCGACCCGCTGGGCCTGCCGGTACACGTGGGCCATCCGCTGCCCCACCGTGAAGATCGAGACGGCGGCGAGCAGCCAGAGCGCGATCTCCAGCGCGGGGCGGACGCCGACGCCGGTGAGCAGGCCGCCGACGCCGACGATGAGCAGCCGCTCGGTGCGCTCGGCGATCCCGACGTTGCAGGTCATGCCGAGCCCCTCGGCCCGGGCCTTCACGTAGGAGACCAGGCCGCCGGCGGCCAGGCAGATCAGCGCCGCGGCCACGCCGGAGTGGTCGTGCTCGGTGGCCAGCCAGTAGGCGACCGCGCCGAAGACCGCGCTGTCGGCGACCCGGTCCATGCTCGAGTCGAGGAACGCCCCGAACCGGGTCGAGCCGCCGCTCATCCGGGCCATCGTGCCGTCGAGCAGGTCGGTGAGGGCGAAGACCGTGACGATCAGCGCGCCGGCGACCAGGTGGCCGCGCGCGCCGAAGCCGAGCGCGCCGACGAGCACGCCGACGGTGCCGGTCACGGTGACCGCGTTGGGGGACACGCCCGCGCGGAGCAGTCCGCGCGCGATCGGCTCCACGACGCGGGTCATGCCCGCGCGGGCCGTCACTTGGAAGATCTTCGCCATGGCGGTCCCACGATAACGGCCGGCAGCGGCCGGGGACACAGCCGGGCGGACGACCCGCCCGACGACCCTTGTGCCGGCACCGGCGCGGGTGTGAGATCGAGCCAGGAGGTGAGCCAGTTCACCGGATCACCGGTCCGCGTTCCCGTCCAGCAGCAGATCACCGGAAAATATCGCCGCGGCGCCCGTCCGGGTCCGCTCCCCCGTCGCCCGCGGCGGTCGCCACCACCACCGGTTGAGGGAGGTGCGCCGCGATGGCGCAGAAGAACGAGAAGGGTGTCACCGGCGGCGCGCCGGTGGTGACCGAACCCGGCAGGGTTCGCAACGTGGTGCTCGTCGGGCACTCCGGCGCGGGCAAGACGACCCTGGTCGAGGCGCTGCTGGCGGCCAGCGGCACGATCGGCCGGGCCGGCTCGGTCACCGAGGGCACCACGGTCTGCGACCACGACCCCGCCGCCGTGCGCCAGCAACGCTCGGTGAGCCTGGCCTGCGCCCCGCTGACGCACCGCGACGTCAAGGTCAACCTCCTGGACACGCCGGGCTACGGCGACTTCGTCGGCGAGCTGCGCGCGGGGCTGCGCGCCGCCGACGCGGCGCTGTTCGTGGTCTCGGCGGTGGACGGGATGGACGCCGCCACCGCCGCGCTCTGGGAGGAGTGCGCCGCGGTGGACATGCCGCGCGCGGTGGCCGTCTCCCGGCTCGACCACCCGCGCGCCGACTTCGACGAGGCCGTCGCGCTCTGCCAGCGGGTCTTCGGCGACAACGTGCTGCCGCTCTACCTGCCCATGCTCGGCGACGACGGCGAGTCGGTGGCCGGCCTGATGGGCCTGATCACCCGCCGCGTGTTCGACTACTCCGCCGGGCTGCCGGCGGCGGTGCGCGAGCCGGACCCGGAGCACCTGCCGGCCATCCAGGAGGCACGCGACGAGCTGATCGAGGGGATCATCGCGGAGAGCGAGGACGAGACCCTGATGGACCGCTACCTCGGGGGCGAGCAGATCGACCCGCAGGTGCTCATCACCGACCTGGAGACCGCGGTCGCCCGCGGCCACTTCTACCCGGTGGTGCCGGTCTGCGCGGAGACCGGGGTCGGCCTGGACGCGCTGCTCGACGGTCTGGTGACGGCGTTCCCGTCGCCGCTGGAGCACGACCTGCCGGCGGTCACCGGGGTGGACGGCTCGCCCCGCCCCCCGCTGACCTGCGACCCGGACGGCCCGCTGGTCGCCGAGGTGGTCAAGACGACCGTCGACCGCCACGTCGGGCGGGTTTCGCTGGTCCGGGTCTTCTCCGGCACGCTCCGCCCCGACCAGGTGATCCACGTGTCCGGGCACGGCATGGCCGAGCGGGGCCACCCGGACCACGACGCCGACGAGCGGGTCGGCCACGTCTACAGCCCGCTCGGCGCGACCCTGCGCGAGGTGCCGGCCTGCGTCGCCGGTGACCTCTGCGCGGTCACCAAGTCGGGCAGCGCGGAGACCGGCGACACCATCTCCGCCAAGGACGAGCCGCTGCTGGTCGCGCCCTGGGAGATGCCCGAGCCGCTGCTGCCGGTGGCGGTGGTGGCGCGCAGCCGGGCCGACGAGGACGCGCTGGCGCGCAACCTGTCCCGGCTCGTCGCCGGTGACCCGACGCTGCGGCTGGAGCGCAACCCGGAGACCCACCAGCTGGTGCTCTGGTGCATGGGCGAGGCGCACGCGGACGTGGTGCTCGACCGGTTGCGCGGCGGCGGGGTCGAGCTGGAGACCGAACCGGTCCGGGTGGCGCTGCGGGAGACCCTCACCACTGCCGCACGCGGGCACGGCCGGCACGTCAAGCAGTCCGGCGGCCACGGCCAGTACGCGGTCTGCGACATCGAGGTGGAGCCGCTGCCCCGGGGCGCCGGCTTCGAGTTCGTCGACCGGGTGGTCGGCGGCGCGGTCCCGCACAACTACATCCCCTCGGTGGAGAAGGGCGTCCGGGCCCAGATGGAGCGCGGCCTGGTCGCCGGTCACCCGGTGGTCGACCTGCGGGTGACGCTCGTCGACGGCAAGGCGCACAGCGTCGACTCCTCCGACGCCGCGTTCCAGACCGCCGGCGCGCTGGCCCTGCGCGACGCCGCCGAGAAGGGTCAGCCGACGCTGCTGGAACCGGTCGACGAGATCACCGTCCGGGTGGCCGACTCCTCGGTCGGCGCGGTGATGGGCGACCTGTCCGGGCGGCGCGGCCGGGTGCTCGGCACCGAGCCCGACCCGGACGCCGAGGGCCGCACCCTGGTCCGCGCCGAGGTGCCCGCCACCGAACTGCTGCGGTACGCGGTGGAGCTGCGGTCGATGACCGCCGGCACCGGCACGTTCCGGCGCGAGTTCGCCCGCCACGAACCCATGCCCGCCCACCTGGCCGACCAGGCCCGCAAGGAGTCCTCCACCCGGTCCTGACGGTCGCGTCAGGGGCGCGCGGAGGGGACCGGCGGCATCGGCCAGTGGGGGCGGTCGGCGTCGCGGAGGGCGGCCGAGCGTACCGCCGCCAGTTGCCGCTCCACCTCGGCGAAGTGGTCCGGCGCGAGCGGGCCCCAGGCCAGCGCGGCCGCGTTCTCCTCGACCTGGGCCACCGTGCGGGCGCCGGGGATCGGTACGGCCCGGTCGCTGCGCGCCCAGATCCACCCGATCGCCCCCTGGGCCAGGGTCCGGCCGTCGGCGGTGAGCGCGTCCCGGACCCGGGCCACCCGGCGCAG
Encoded here:
- a CDS encoding YebC/PmpR family DNA-binding transcriptional regulator, whose amino-acid sequence is MSGHSKWATTKHKKAVIDAKRGKMFAKLIKNVEVAARAGGGDPAGNPTLYDAIQKAKKNSVPNDNIDRAVKRGSGLEAGGADWQTIMYEGYGPSGVAMLIECLTDNRNRAATEVRTALTRNGGSLADAGSVSYMFSRKGVVIVPKADTSEDDVMMAVLDAGAEEVNDLGEAYEVVSEPGDLIAVRSALQDAGIEYESAESSLIPSVNVPLDEEGARKIFKLIDVLEDCDDVQNVYANFDVSDEVMAAVG
- the pgsA gene encoding phosphatidylinositol phosphate synthase — protein: MAKIFQVTARAGMTRVVEPIARGLLRAGVSPNAVTVTGTVGVLVGALGFGARGHLVAGALIVTVFALTDLLDGTMARMSGGSTRFGAFLDSSMDRVADSAVFGAVAYWLATEHDHSGVAAALICLAAGGLVSYVKARAEGLGMTCNVGIAERTERLLIVGVGGLLTGVGVRPALEIALWLLAAVSIFTVGQRMAHVYRQAQRVGAE
- a CDS encoding elongation factor G-like protein EF-G2 — translated: MAQKNEKGVTGGAPVVTEPGRVRNVVLVGHSGAGKTTLVEALLAASGTIGRAGSVTEGTTVCDHDPAAVRQQRSVSLACAPLTHRDVKVNLLDTPGYGDFVGELRAGLRAADAALFVVSAVDGMDAATAALWEECAAVDMPRAVAVSRLDHPRADFDEAVALCQRVFGDNVLPLYLPMLGDDGESVAGLMGLITRRVFDYSAGLPAAVREPDPEHLPAIQEARDELIEGIIAESEDETLMDRYLGGEQIDPQVLITDLETAVARGHFYPVVPVCAETGVGLDALLDGLVTAFPSPLEHDLPAVTGVDGSPRPPLTCDPDGPLVAEVVKTTVDRHVGRVSLVRVFSGTLRPDQVIHVSGHGMAERGHPDHDADERVGHVYSPLGATLREVPACVAGDLCAVTKSGSAETGDTISAKDEPLLVAPWEMPEPLLPVAVVARSRADEDALARNLSRLVAGDPTLRLERNPETHQLVLWCMGEAHADVVLDRLRGGGVELETEPVRVALRETLTTAARGHGRHVKQSGGHGQYAVCDIEVEPLPRGAGFEFVDRVVGGAVPHNYIPSVEKGVRAQMERGLVAGHPVVDLRVTLVDGKAHSVDSSDAAFQTAGALALRDAAEKGQPTLLEPVDEITVRVADSSVGAVMGDLSGRRGRVLGTEPDPDAEGRTLVRAEVPATELLRYAVELRSMTAGTGTFRREFARHEPMPAHLADQARKESSTRS
- a CDS encoding glycosyltransferase family 4 protein — translated: MRIGIVCPYSFDVPGGVQNHVMDLAEALLGLGHEVSVLAPADEDAPLPPYVVSAGRAVPLPYNGSVARIAFGPVSTARVRRWITRGDFDVLHVHEPLTPSLSMLAVLCARGPVVATFHTAMTRSRVLSAAQGVLRIVLERITARIAVSALARKVQVEHMDGGAVEIPNGVAVAKFAGVAPLPDWPGECGPGAGGTLGFLGRFTEPRKGFPILRDAFVALAPRRPGLRLLVAGPGDADELYGRFPADLRDRVTFLGLVSEADKARMLRSVHLYVAPNTGGESFGMILTEALAAGTTVVASDLDAFRRVLDGGRAGRLFPTGDAVALGAALTELLDDDGQRAGLTAAGDQVVANFDWPVVARRVLEVYAAAIEATDGRVMDQEWAGLG
- the pdxS gene encoding pyridoxal 5'-phosphate synthase lyase subunit PdxS yields the protein MSESTAPTTDATVGTARVKRGMAEMLKGGVIMDVVTPEQAKIAEDAGAVAVMALERVPADIRAQGGVSRMSDPDMIDGIISAVSIPVMAKARIGHFVEARILQALGVDYVDESEVLTPADYANHIDKWAFTVPFVCGATNLGEALRRITEGAAMIRSKGEAGTGDVSNATTHMRKIRQEIRRLQTLPADELYVAAKELQAPYELVKEVAERGKLPVVLFTAGGIATPADAAMMMQLGAEGVFVGSGIFKSGNPAQRAAAIVKATTFHDDPDVLAKVSRGLGEAMVGINVDEIPQPHRLAERGW
- a CDS encoding phosphatidylinositol mannoside acyltransferase, with product MNLTEAGFVAGWRLIRALPRPVAAAAFRAGADRAHRRDGGGTRRLRANLRRVVGPELPEAELDALVRAGLRSYARYWMEAFRLPGLDRAEILAGFRLDGADKLAADVAAGRGAVVALPHAGNWDAAGAWVAATGWPMTTVAERLPDGVYERFVGFREGLGMEILPNRGGPRPAFDVLVDRLRAGYVVPLLADRDLSARGVEVDFFGGRTRMPAGPALLAIRTGAPLYVASMWYEPDAACASIEGPLPLPAEDSAPLDERVRVVTQRIADGLAAGIARHPEDWHMLQRMWLDQGPQGAPTSAQPPATTGTV
- a CDS encoding ABC transporter permease; translated protein: MNTYQATRLVAAREIKVKLRDKTFLYGTLVFLLIAIASTVLPAMLQGGPSTVAAPAAAAGPLRAAGLDVLVVADDAAAERAVRDGDADAALVAGPTVLGDQRAPDDVVQALSVAPQVRLLDPDAVDPVTAYLVPFAFAFVFFIMSQTFGIQVAQSVTEEKQTRIVEILVAAVPVRALLAGKIVAAGALALGQVALIAVAAVAGLRLTGGGDLLALVAPALGWFVPFFLLGFLLLAAMWAAAGALVNRQEDIAGASTPVQLAVMAPFFAVVFLNDNATAMRILSYLPLSAPTAMPVRLFTGDAATWEPFVALALLLVAAAGFLAAGARIYQGSLLRTNGRTSVRAAWRQRETVG
- the pdxT gene encoding pyridoxal 5'-phosphate synthase glutaminase subunit PdxT, which codes for MTGPVIGVLALQGDVREHVAALAGAGADARAVRRPGELDAVDGLVVPGGESTTISKLVDIFEMREPIDKRIAAGMPVYGSCAGMIMLATEVLDGRPDQRGFAGIEMTVRRNAFGRQVDSFEAPVTLAGVDGEPFHAVFIRAPWVERVGPGVEVLGRVTDGPAADRIVAVRQGNLLATSFHPELTGDLRLHRHFVDVVRAAA